A stretch of the Erinaceus europaeus chromosome 1, mEriEur2.1, whole genome shotgun sequence genome encodes the following:
- the APMAP gene encoding adipocyte plasma membrane-associated protein isoform X2, producing the protein MLAVSLVVPLFGAMVLLESPIDPQPLSFKEPPFMLGVLKPNTKLQRAERLFENQLIGPESIANIGDVMFTGTADGRVLKLENGEVETIARFGSGPCKTRDDEPACGRPLGIRAGPNGTLFVVDAYKGLFEVDPQKRKVKLLLSSETPVEGRKMSFLNDLTITRDGKKIYFTDSSSKWQRRDYLLLVMEGTDDGRLLEYDTETGEVKVLLDQLRFPNGVQLSPAEDHVLVSETTMARIRRVYVSGLMKGGADLFVENLPGFPDNIRPSSSGGYWVSMATIRPSPGFSLLDFLSERPFLKRMIFKLFSQETLLKLVRRHSLVLELSDSGAFRRSLHDPDGQVVAYVSEAHEHGGYLYLGSFRAPFLCRLDLQAADQP; encoded by the exons ATGCTGGCCGTCTCTCTCGTGGTGCCCCTGTTTGGAGCCATGGTGCTGCTGGAGTCCCCGATAGACCCACAACCTCTCAG CTTCAAAGAACCCCCTTTCATGCTTGGTGTTCTGAAACCAAATACGAAGTTACAGCGGGCGGAAAGGCTATTTGAAAACCAACTTATTGGGCCAGAATCCATAGCAAATATTGGGG aTGTGATGTTCACTGGCACAGCAGATGGCCGTGTCCTAAAACTTGAGAATGGGGAAGTGGAGACTATCGCGCGTTTTGGCTCAGGCCCGTGCA AAACTCGGGATGATGAACCTGCTTGTGGGAGACCCCTGGGGATCCGGGCCGGGCCCAATGGGACTCTCTTTGTGGTTGACGCATACAAGGGACTATTTGAAGTGGATCCCCAGAAAC gTAAGGTGAAATTGCTGCTGTCTTCTGAGACTCCTGTAGAAGGGAGGAAAATGTCCTTTCTGAATGACCTCACGATCACCAGAGATGGGAAGAAGATCTATTTTACAGACTCCAGCAGCAAGTGGCAAAGACGAGACTATCTACTGCTGGTTATGGAGGGCACGGATGATGGACG cctgctggaGTATGACACCGAGACCGGGGAGGTAAAGGTCTTACTGGACCAGCTGCGGTTCCCCAATGGTGTGCAGCTGTCCCCTGCGGAGGACCACGTGCTGGTCTCGGAGACCACCATGGCCAGGATCAGAAG AGTCTACGTATCTGGGCTGATGAAGGGAGGAGCTGACCTGTTTGTGGAGAACCTGCCTGGATTTCCAGACAACATCCGGCCCAGCAGCTCGGGGGGCTACTGGGTCAGCATGGCGACTATCCGCCCCAGCCCTGGCTTCTCCTTGCTGGACTTCCTGTCTGAGAGGCCTTTCCTTAAAAGGATGATCTTTAAG CTGTTCAGCCAGGAGACACTACTCAAACTGGTGCGGCGGCACAGCCTGGTCCTGGAGCTCAGTGACAGCGGGGCCTTCCGCAGGAGCCTGCACGACCCCGATGGCCAGGTGGTAGCCTACGTCAGCGAGGCACATGAGCACGGGGGCTACCTCTACCTAGGTTCCTTCCGGGCCCCCTTCCTCTGCAGGCTCGATCTCCAAGCTGCTGACCAGCCCTGA
- the CST7 gene encoding cystatin-F, which translates to MAGPGRGFQASSPRRPPHQSCPACLGELWGAMRGASALLAFYGLVMSSARGSAPDSCSQVLNSEVKPGFPKVIKTNNPEVLRAARLSVEKFNNCTNDAFLFKESRVSRALVQIVKGLKYMLDVQIGRTTCKKTRHPNLDNCHFQTNNTLEWTLSCYSEVWVIPWLHWCEVPVLQCH; encoded by the exons ATGGCCGGCCCGGGGCGTGGCTTCCAGGCGAGCTCCCCTCGTCGCCCCCCCCATcagtcctgccctgcctgccttGGGGAGCTTTGGGGAGCCATGAGGGGGGCCTCAGCGCTGCTTGCCTTCTACGGCTTGGTGATGAGCTCCGCCAGGGGGTCTGCCCCAG ATTCTTGCTCCCAAGTCCTTAACTCTGAGGTGAAGCCAGGCTTTCCCAAAGTCATAAAGACCAACAACCCCGAGGTCCTCAGGGCAGCCCGGCTCAGTGTGGAAAAGTTCAACAACTGCACCAATGATGCCTTCTTGTTCAAGGAGTCCAGGGTGAGCCGGGCCCTGGTGCAG ATAGTGAAGGGCCTCAAATACATGCTGGATGTACAGATTGGCAGAACCACCTGCAAGAAAACCAGACACCCCAATCTGGACAACTGCCATTTTCAGACCAACAACACCCTGGAGTGG aCGCTCAGTTGCTACTCTGAAGTCTGGGTCATCCCCTGGCTGCACTGGTGTGAGGTGCCTGTTCTACAGTGTCACTGA
- the APMAP gene encoding adipocyte plasma membrane-associated protein isoform X1: MSEADGLRQRRPLRPQVVTDDGPAREAKDGSSFSGRVFRVTFLMLAVSLVVPLFGAMVLLESPIDPQPLSFKEPPFMLGVLKPNTKLQRAERLFENQLIGPESIANIGDVMFTGTADGRVLKLENGEVETIARFGSGPCKTRDDEPACGRPLGIRAGPNGTLFVVDAYKGLFEVDPQKRKVKLLLSSETPVEGRKMSFLNDLTITRDGKKIYFTDSSSKWQRRDYLLLVMEGTDDGRLLEYDTETGEVKVLLDQLRFPNGVQLSPAEDHVLVSETTMARIRRVYVSGLMKGGADLFVENLPGFPDNIRPSSSGGYWVSMATIRPSPGFSLLDFLSERPFLKRMIFKLFSQETLLKLVRRHSLVLELSDSGAFRRSLHDPDGQVVAYVSEAHEHGGYLYLGSFRAPFLCRLDLQAADQP, encoded by the exons ATGAGCGAGGCGGACGGACTGCGGCAGCGCCGACCCCTGCGGCCGCAGGTGGTCACGGACGATGGCCCTGCCCGGGAGGCCAAGGACGGCAG CTCCTTTAGTGGCAGAGTTTTCCGAGTCACCTTCCTGATGCTGGCCGTCTCTCTCGTGGTGCCCCTGTTTGGAGCCATGGTGCTGCTGGAGTCCCCGATAGACCCACAACCTCTCAG CTTCAAAGAACCCCCTTTCATGCTTGGTGTTCTGAAACCAAATACGAAGTTACAGCGGGCGGAAAGGCTATTTGAAAACCAACTTATTGGGCCAGAATCCATAGCAAATATTGGGG aTGTGATGTTCACTGGCACAGCAGATGGCCGTGTCCTAAAACTTGAGAATGGGGAAGTGGAGACTATCGCGCGTTTTGGCTCAGGCCCGTGCA AAACTCGGGATGATGAACCTGCTTGTGGGAGACCCCTGGGGATCCGGGCCGGGCCCAATGGGACTCTCTTTGTGGTTGACGCATACAAGGGACTATTTGAAGTGGATCCCCAGAAAC gTAAGGTGAAATTGCTGCTGTCTTCTGAGACTCCTGTAGAAGGGAGGAAAATGTCCTTTCTGAATGACCTCACGATCACCAGAGATGGGAAGAAGATCTATTTTACAGACTCCAGCAGCAAGTGGCAAAGACGAGACTATCTACTGCTGGTTATGGAGGGCACGGATGATGGACG cctgctggaGTATGACACCGAGACCGGGGAGGTAAAGGTCTTACTGGACCAGCTGCGGTTCCCCAATGGTGTGCAGCTGTCCCCTGCGGAGGACCACGTGCTGGTCTCGGAGACCACCATGGCCAGGATCAGAAG AGTCTACGTATCTGGGCTGATGAAGGGAGGAGCTGACCTGTTTGTGGAGAACCTGCCTGGATTTCCAGACAACATCCGGCCCAGCAGCTCGGGGGGCTACTGGGTCAGCATGGCGACTATCCGCCCCAGCCCTGGCTTCTCCTTGCTGGACTTCCTGTCTGAGAGGCCTTTCCTTAAAAGGATGATCTTTAAG CTGTTCAGCCAGGAGACACTACTCAAACTGGTGCGGCGGCACAGCCTGGTCCTGGAGCTCAGTGACAGCGGGGCCTTCCGCAGGAGCCTGCACGACCCCGATGGCCAGGTGGTAGCCTACGTCAGCGAGGCACATGAGCACGGGGGCTACCTCTACCTAGGTTCCTTCCGGGCCCCCTTCCTCTGCAGGCTCGATCTCCAAGCTGCTGACCAGCCCTGA